A single genomic interval of Lathyrus oleraceus cultivar Zhongwan6 chromosome 7, CAAS_Psat_ZW6_1.0, whole genome shotgun sequence harbors:
- the LOC127103368 gene encoding protein ULTRAPETALA 1: MEKMANGLEKVSGLSMFSEEELREMSGVKLLDDYVEVTCGCTSHRYGDAVGRLRVFLNGYLQIICECTPGCQEDKLTPAAFEKHSGRETARKWKNNIWVIVNGEKVPLCKTVLLKYYNQVSKAANSSQRSQNGRVGHRDEFVRCTRCNKERRFRLRSKDECRIHHDAVADANWKCSDLPYDKITCDDEEERGSRRVYRGCGRAPTCKGCTSCVCFGCDICRFSDCSCQTCTDFTSNVKA, translated from the exons ATGGAGAAAATGGCGAATGGGTTGGAAAAAGTGAGCGGGTTGTCAATGTTCAGCGAGGAAGAGCTCAGAGAAATGAGTGGGGTGAAGCTTCTTGATGACTATGTTGAAGTCACGTGTGGGTGTACCAGTCATAGATACGGTGATGCTGTTGGGAGGCTTAGGGTTTTTCTTAATGGCTATCTTCAAATTATTTGTGAATGCACCCCTGGTTGTCAAGAAG ACAAGTTGACTCCTGCCGCATTTGAGAAACACTCTGGAAGAGAGACAGCAAGGAAATGGAAGAATAATATCTGGGTTATAGTTAATGGCGAGAAGGTTCCGTTGTGTAAAACAGTGCTGCTCAAATACTACAATCAAGTATCAAAAGCTGCTAATAGCTCTCAGAGATCCCAAAATGGCCGGGTTGGTCACCGTGATGAGTTTGTTCGCTGTACTAGGTGCAACAAAGAGCGTAGATTTCGTCTGAGATCTAAAGATGAATGTCGCATTCACCATGATGCTGTGGCAGATGCAAACTGGAAATGTTCTGATCTTCCATATGACAA GATAACATGTGACGATGAAGAAGAACGAGGAAGTCGAAGAGTTTACCGAGGATGCGGTCGAGCTCCAACGTGCAAAGGTTGCACTTCTTGTGTGTGCTTTGGATGTGACATCTGCCGTTTTTCAGATTGCAGCTGTCAGACCTGTACTGACTTTACTAGCAATGTAAAAGCTTGA